From Acidicapsa acidisoli, the proteins below share one genomic window:
- a CDS encoding glycoside hydrolase family 1 protein, with amino-acid sequence MDQLDQLDRRRFLAASSALAAGSLLSRHAFAESRAQFPKDFLWGMATASYQIEGAWDEDGKAESIWDRYTHTVGKIKGAATGDVACDSYHRYREDIAILKQLNQKSGRFSISWSRIQPSGTGPANPKGLDYYSRYVDALLEAGIRPFCTLYHWDLPQGLEDRGGWPNRDLAGYFADYAGILAKALGDRIAVWAPFNMPWAFTYYGYGIGIHPPGRAEYGLFIKAAHTVALAQGECSRAIKAASSKATVGSAYSMAPGYPKTDSEADIAATARYHAMNNLYFLEAAMKGEYPKAFVGETPFELMGYKAGDDKIMKAPLDWVGFHYYTRRVISDAKNTGSAGPARFGTETESDAPDANGRDPYTRFHAIMPTDHPLTEAGLEIYPHGIYDLVMQITREYNKPIIEITESGCCYNDTPYDAEGGHVPDTRRIAFFRGHLSELARAIHDGARVRAYHAWSLLDNFEWTDGYTQRYGLTYVDYRSQKRVVKDSGLWYGQLAATGQL; translated from the coding sequence ATGGATCAACTTGATCAACTGGATCGACGCCGCTTTCTTGCCGCTTCTTCAGCCTTAGCCGCTGGTTCGCTGTTGTCGCGCCATGCTTTCGCTGAATCCAGAGCGCAATTTCCGAAGGATTTCCTTTGGGGCATGGCGACTGCTTCCTATCAGATCGAAGGCGCATGGGATGAGGACGGTAAGGCCGAATCGATCTGGGATCGCTACACGCATACTGTCGGCAAGATCAAAGGCGCAGCGACCGGCGATGTCGCCTGCGACTCCTATCATCGATACCGCGAAGATATCGCCATTCTGAAACAACTCAATCAGAAGAGCGGCCGCTTCTCTATCTCCTGGTCGCGCATTCAGCCATCGGGCACAGGCCCAGCCAATCCAAAGGGGCTGGATTACTACAGCCGCTACGTCGATGCTCTGCTGGAAGCGGGCATTCGGCCATTCTGCACGCTCTATCACTGGGACCTGCCGCAAGGCCTCGAAGACCGTGGCGGCTGGCCCAACCGCGATCTTGCCGGCTACTTCGCTGATTACGCCGGAATCTTAGCCAAAGCTCTCGGCGACCGCATCGCTGTTTGGGCTCCATTCAATATGCCGTGGGCCTTTACTTACTATGGTTACGGAATCGGCATTCATCCGCCGGGCCGCGCCGAATATGGGCTGTTTATCAAGGCCGCGCACACCGTGGCGCTGGCGCAGGGCGAGTGTTCGCGAGCTATCAAAGCCGCTTCTTCCAAGGCAACAGTAGGCAGCGCCTACAGCATGGCTCCGGGTTATCCAAAGACCGACAGCGAAGCCGATATTGCGGCGACTGCGCGTTACCACGCCATGAATAACCTCTATTTCCTCGAAGCCGCGATGAAAGGCGAGTATCCGAAGGCGTTTGTGGGCGAAACTCCATTTGAACTGATGGGATATAAAGCCGGCGATGACAAGATCATGAAGGCGCCGCTGGATTGGGTTGGATTCCATTACTACACCCGGCGAGTTATTTCGGATGCTAAGAACACCGGCTCCGCAGGCCCGGCGCGATTTGGCACCGAGACGGAGTCGGACGCACCGGATGCAAATGGGCGCGATCCCTACACGCGCTTTCACGCGATTATGCCAACCGACCATCCACTAACTGAAGCTGGGTTGGAAATCTATCCTCATGGAATTTATGACTTAGTGATGCAGATTACCCGCGAATACAACAAGCCGATTATCGAAATTACAGAGAGCGGCTGTTGTTACAACGACACTCCTTACGACGCTGAGGGTGGGCATGTGCCGGATACGCGAAGAATAGCATTCTTTCGCGGGCACTTGAGCGAGCTGGCGCGCGCCATTCACGATGGAGCCAGGGTGCGTGCCTATCATGCATGGAGCCTGTTGGATAACTTCGAATGGACGGATGGTTACACCCAACGCTACGGGCTGACTTATGTGGATTACCGCAGCCAGAAACGAGTCGTCAAAGACTCCGGCCTCTGGTACGGGCAGTTAGCGGCCACGGGCCAGTTATAG
- a CDS encoding alpha-ketoglutarate-dependent dioxygenase AlkB: protein MNLFSQLEVEPTHEEVFPGAVLMRGLALPEDKEFFAAVETIIAAAPLHHAVTPSGLPMGVMVTDCGDPRAFANRWDPNNPQRVLSWPPMPRLLYDFAIRCAVRSGFPRFRPDACHVNRYQAGTKLGLHQDRHECDLQQPIVSVSFGLECIFLLGGLQRIDKPRRILLEHGDVIVWGGPSRMRFHGVQPLKPGCHPLTGPYRYNLTFRKIA from the coding sequence ATGAACCTCTTCTCCCAGCTCGAAGTGGAGCCAACACACGAGGAAGTCTTTCCGGGCGCGGTCCTGATGCGCGGATTGGCTCTCCCCGAGGACAAGGAGTTCTTCGCCGCAGTCGAAACCATCATCGCTGCAGCGCCTCTACACCACGCTGTAACTCCAAGTGGTCTGCCGATGGGGGTTATGGTGACAGATTGCGGCGATCCCCGCGCCTTCGCTAACCGCTGGGACCCGAACAATCCCCAGCGCGTCCTCTCATGGCCGCCCATGCCCCGATTGCTCTATGATTTCGCGATCCGGTGCGCAGTGCGCTCGGGCTTTCCGCGCTTTCGCCCAGATGCCTGCCACGTCAATCGCTATCAGGCAGGCACCAAGCTCGGCTTGCATCAGGACCGGCACGAATGCGACCTGCAGCAGCCAATCGTCTCTGTCTCCTTCGGGCTCGAATGCATCTTCCTGCTTGGCGGCCTGCAGCGCATCGACAAGCCCCGCCGCATCCTGCTCGAACATGGCGACGTGATCGTCTGGGGAGGCCCATCGCGGATGCGCTTCCATGGCGTACAGCCGCTAAAACCCGGCTGCCATCCACTTACTGGTCCATATCGCTATAACCTGACCTTCCGCAAAATCGCCTAG